The nucleotide window CCAGGTCTGGTGGGCACGGGCATCTGCGCGGGTGCCGGAGCCTTTGCAGGTGTTGCCACAGAGGGGCAGCACGATGCTGACAGCTTCTTTCTGGTTTTTGACGGCGTAATCCCAGCCTTTGAGGGAAGCCCGGACCAGTTTGGCAGCAATTTCTTTGCCGCTCATGCCGCTGTTTTTGAAGTTCTTGTCGTTCAGGACTTTTTCGCTGGTGAACATCAGGTCTTCCAGCAGATTGATGCCGTAATCGCTGGCCTTGAACACCTTGATTTTGTCCATGCTGTACCCGAGGCCCACAATCTGGTCCACTTCGTTGTAGGTCATGGCAGACACCAGGTCCACCTTGTCGGGGAACACGATGCTGGGGTCAAAGGGGTAAGTGACGGCCTGCACGTCTGGACGGGCCACGCTGGAATCCAGGCTGCTGCTCATCTTGTATTTTTTCAGCAGGGCCACGGCGGGATATTCGTTTCCGCTGGGCCACACCCCGATGCGTTTGCCCTTGAAGTCTGCGGGTTTGTTGATGCCGCTGCTCTTGAGGGACACCAGTGTAAAGCCCGACTTCTGGAAGATCTGGGCGATGTGCACCACAGGAAGCCCGTTCTGGCGTGCAGTCAAAAGGTCGGTGATCCAGGTGGTCCCAAAGTCTGAGGTTCCGGTCACCACGGTCTGGATGGGGCTCTGGTCTCCGATGGGCAGGAATTGCACGTCCAGCCCCTCGGCTTCAAAATAGCCTTTTTCCTTGGCCACAAAAAAACCTGCGAACTGGGCCTGGGGGAACCATTTGAGCTGCAGTTTGACGGGCACGAGGTCTTTTGCGCTGGCAGCGCCTCCGAGCAGAAGTCCAATCAATACGAGTTTCTTCATACTTCCTCCTGGGTGGTGCGGGTCTGTACAACTGGGGAAAATGCAACAGGGAAACCGTAAAACTCCGTGGGGCTCAACTGCGGTAACTGGCGTGCCAGCCGGTGAATTTCTTCTCCAGGGCACCGATGAGGGAAAAGAACAGAATGCCGATGACTGAGGCTACCACAATGGCAGCCCACACGATGTCGAAATTGAAGCGTCCGGCTTCAATCTGAATGCGGAAACCCAGCCCATTGCCCGTGGTTCCGAAGAATTCGGCCACAATGGCGCTGATCAGGGAAAGTGTGGTGGAGATCTTGAGGGCGTTGAAGAAGTAAGGCAGGGCCGTGGGCACCCGCACGTCAAAAAAGACCCGCATGGGGCTTGCGGCGTAAGAGTGCATCAGGTCGAGGTGCAGTGGGCTGGCGCTTTGCAGACCCCGCACCACATTGACAATGATCGGGAAAATCACGGTCACAGCAACAACTGCTGCCTTGGAGGGCCATTCCAGTCCGATGGCTTTGACCATGACGGGAGCGAGGGCCACAATGGGGATGCTGGAAAAAATGCTGGCGTAAGGCAACACGCCCAGCTCCAGAAACTTGAAGCGGGCCACCAGCGTGGAAGACAGCACCCCGATCACCACGCCAGCCACAAAACCGATCAAGGCCTCAAGAACGAAGGTGTAAAAGACATCGAGCATCAGGACTTCGCGGGCATTGTACAGGGCGACCATCACCCGGCCCGGCGTGGGGATCAGTCCGGCTGGAACCTGATTGACCCTGAGCAGCGCCTCCACAAACAGCACGGTCACAGTAAACAGCAGTGCAGCAGGAAGGAAATCCTTCCTGAGCCTCGCAACAAAACCCACACCAGCAAGGCCTGCCACCAGACACACCCAGATCAGGGCCAGCAGGAGGGGTTTCTGGGGCACTCCGTTTTGCTGACTCAGGCTGTAAGACACCCAGAACAGCACCGCATGCGCCAGCAGCACCACAACCCAGGCAACCCAGGTGCGGCTTGATGCAGGACGGTTTTCCTTCATGACCGCGTGGCTCGCCATGGCGCGACCATCCTTTCCAGCACGTTGATCAGGGCCACCAGCACGATGCCCAGCAACGCTCCATAAAACATGATCACCCACAGGGCGATGGTGTCACTGGCACGGGAATTCTCGGCCAGCATCTTGCCAATGCCAGAGAAGCTGATGGTGCTGATTTCGGCCACGATGCTGCCCACCATGGCTGCTGTGGACGCCACTTTCAAAGCCGTGAACAGAAAAGGCACCGAGGCTGGAAACCTCAGCAAAGTGAACACCTGCACCGGGGAGGCATTGTAGGTTTTCATCAGGTCCAGTTGCAGGGGGTCCGGGCTTTTCAGGCCCTTGCTGACCCCCACCACAATGGGAAAAAAGGCAATATAGGCGGCGATCAGGGCTTTGGGGAACCAGCCCTGCACCCCGTACTGCCCCAGAATCACGGCCAGCATGGGGGCAATGGCAATGATTGGGATGGTCTGGGAAGCGACCAGCCAGGGCAAAACTGCCCGTTCAAAACTGCCACTTAAAACCAGCAGGATCGCCAGCAAGAGGCCCACAGCAGAAGCCAGGGCCAATCCCACAATGGCCTCCCCAAGCGTGACCAGAGCATTGTAAGGGGCCGCTGTGGGGGCCAGAGGGGGAATGGTCAGGCTCTTGATGCCCTCTCCCAGTTGGGCCGGAGCAGGAATCACCGGATTTCTGAGCACATATACGCACTCTGATACGGTCTTGCACCCGATGTCTGCGCCTGTGTCCAGAGAACGCTGGGCCACGGGAGTATTGGCCCAGACCATCAGAGGGTAATACAACAGCACAATGATCAACGCCACCAGCAGCAGAGGAAAAAATCTCTGCAGGGGGGTGCTCATGCGTGGCCTTTTCTCAAAAGTTCCCGGATCTCCGTGGCGACTTCAAAAAACCTGGGGTGCTCTCTGGATTCGGCGGTTCTGGGCTGGGGCAAATCCACATTCACAATGCCCTCAATTTTGCCGGGCCGGGCGGTCATGACCACCACGCGGGTGGACAGGAACACCGCCTCGCTGATGCTGTGGGTCACGAAAATCACGGTCTTGCCGGTTTCCCGCCAGAGCCGCAGCAGTTCCATGTTGAGGTTCTCTCTGGTGATCTCGTCCAGGGCACCGAAAGGTTCATCCATGAAGAGGAGCGGAGGATCAAAAGCCAGCGCACGGGCAATGCTCACGCGCTGCTGCATCCCCCCAGAAAGCTGAAACGGATAATTCTTCTCGAATTTCTCCAGGCCCACCAGTTTCAGCATCTCACGGGCTTTTTCCAGCCGGTTTTCTCTGGAGAAGCCCATCACCTCCAAAGGAAGCATCACGTTCTTGAGCACGCTGCGCCAGTCCATCAGGGCCGGAGCCTGAAAAACATACCCATAAGCCCGCGATTCTCTGGCTTTGGTGGGGGTCATGCCTTTGATGGAGATGTTTCCGGAGGTGGGGCTCTGCAGATCTGCCAGGATCCTGAGCAAGGTGGTCTTGCCACACCCGGAAGGCCCGATCAGGCTGATGAACTCACCAGGCTGGATGTCCAGGTTGGCTCCCTGCAAAGCAATGGTCTCGGTGTCCTGGGTGCGAAAGACCATGGTCACATCCCGCACACTGACCAGCGGAGCAGAGGGGTGGTTTGTTGGGTTGCTTGCGGTCACGTTTTACCTGCCTCAGAAATGAGAGGGTTTGCGCTTCAGGAATTGCCCCCTTGCAGGGTCTCCCACGAACTTGCCGTCTTTCACTGCAATCTGGCCCCGAACCGTCACGGTTTCGGGTTTGCCGTCAATCTCCCAGCCTTCAAAGCCGTTGTAATTGTTGTTCACGGTCTGGGTTTTCACGCTGATGGTGCCCCGGTACTGGGGGTCGTAAATCACCAGATCGGCGTCGCTGCCCACAGCAATGGTGCCCTTTCTGGGGAACAGCCCGAAGAGTTTGGCGGCCCTGGTACTGGCTGCGTCCACAAAACGGTGGATGTCCAGGTTGCCCCGGCTCACCCCGTAGGTGTACAGCAGGTTCACCCGGTCCTCGATGGCCGGAATGCCGTTGGGAATCTTGGTGAAGTCTCCCCTGCCCATGTCTTTTTGCTCGATGTCAAAAGGACAGTGGTCGGTGCCCACCGTATCGATGAAACCCTGCTCCAGAGCTGCCCACAGGGCTTTCTGGTTGCTCTTTTCACGCAGGGGTGGAGACATCACGTATTTTGCACCCTCGAAATCAGCCCTCTCTGCAAAAGTCTTGTCCAGCAGGAAGTGCGGGATCACCGACTCGATGTAGAGGGGCACCCCTTTGGATTTGGCTGCCATTGCCCGATTCAGAGCGGCCTCGCAGGACAGGTGCACGATGTAACCTGTGGCCCCCGTCATCTCCACAAAAGTGGCAAAACGGTTGGTGCCTTCAGCCTCCACCTGCACCGGACGGCTTTTCTCGTGGTACTCGGGGCCGGTTTTTCCTTCAGAGAGCAGTTTCTGCTGCAATTGGGACACCAGTTCTGCATTCTCACAGTGGGCGGTGACGATCACACCCAGTTTCTTCGCCAGGGTCAGGACCTGATACAGCTCGCCATCCTCCACCCCGAAAAAGTTCTTGTAGGACAGGAACACCTTGAAAGAGCTGATTCCGTCTTCGACAATCTCCTTCAGTTGCTGCTCTATGGTGTCATCGAATTTGGAGATGCCCATGTGGAAGGTGAAATCACAGGCACTGTGCCCCTCTGCACGGGATTTCCACAGGTTGTAAGCCTCCAGATGGTCATCGTTGCGGTTCGGGCAGCACATCTCGATGAAAGTGGTGGTCCCGCCGATGAGGGCCGCCTGACTTCCGGTGGTGTGGGTGTCCCTGGCAAAAGTGCCCATGAAAGGCAGGTAGATGTGCACATGGGGATCAATGAACCCCGGAAAAATGTATTTCCCGGTGGCATCAATGACCTCCAGATCCTCGTCGTCCATCTCCAGGTCCAGACCAATCTGGGTGATGGTCTCGTCCTGAATCAGGATGTCAGCCTGATAGCGGGTGTCTGCGGTGATGATTTCGCCGTTCTTGATCAGCAGTGGCATGGCACGAACATCCTTTCATTCGAAACTGATGACTTTGCTTCCCATCTCACCTGAAAAATCCAGCACTTGACCTCTCTGTCCTGTGAACGATTCCATCTTAACCAGAATGTCCCGGGTGATCCTGAGGTTCCTGGGGAAGGGCGAGGCACGCTGTCTTGTGCTGTACGAGGGACCGCCTACTGGTCCCTCAGCCCGCCTCGCCCCTACATCTGCCTTCTGCCTTCTGCCTTCTGCCTTCTGCCTTCTGCCTTCTGCTTTTCGCCCTCGGCGCTCGGCCCTCAGCCCTCGGCGCGCGCAGCGCTAATGAATGTCAATCCCCACATCCTTGCGGTACTCCTCCATCACGGCCCATTCGGTTCCAACTTCGGGTTTGGCAGTGGTCAGTTCGCCCCAGGTCACGGATTCCCGGCCTGATGGGACACTGACCATTTCGATGCAGTTGTCCACGGGGCAGACGTTGTAGCAGAGGGCACATCCAACGCAGTCTTCTTCCCGGACTTTGGGGGTGGGGCGGGTGACGGCCACCTGTTTGCCGTTCACGCGGGGGTCGTAACCGGGGGCAACAACGGCTCCATCGGGTGCAATCAGGTCGATGCACTGGTGGGCAGTGTCGTTGCAGGCCACATAGCAGAGGTTGCACTGAATGCATTTGTCGGTGTCGATGCGTGCCACAGCCTGATAGGCAAGGTCCAGATCGTTGAATTTGGAGACCTGGGGCAGGCTCTGTCCAGCCACGTCGTAGATGGTGGCGAAGCCCTTTTCGTCCATCCAGTTGGACAGGCCCTCGATCATGTCTTCCACGATGCGGAAACCGTAGTGCATCACGGCGGTGCAGACCTGCAGGCTGGTGGCTCCCAGCAGCAGGAATTCTGCAGCGTCCCGCCAGTTGCTGATGCCCCCGATGCCTGAAATGGGCACCCCAGAGCGCAGCACGTTGGGATCAGTCATCAGTTCGGTCAGCAGATTGAGGGCAATGGGTTTGACGGCTGGACCTGCGTAACCTCCGTGGGTGCCCCTGCCCCCGATGCTGGGGGTGATCTGCAGGGTGTCCAGGTCCACTTTCATCACACTGTTGATGGTGTTGATCAGGCTGAGGGCGTGGGCTCCTCCGGCCAGTGCTGCGTGTGCAGGCTCGATGATGTGGGTGATGTTGGGGGTGAGTTTCACAATCACAGGCAGGCGGGTCATGCTGGTGACCCAGGCGGTGTTCAGCTGGCAGAGTTCCGGGACCTGCCCCACGGCAGCACCCATCCCGCGTTCACTCATGCCCTGCGGACAGCCGTAGTTCAGCTCGATGCCGTCTGCTCCGGTGTCCTCGATTTTCATGATGATGTCCTGCCAGGCTTTGGGATCGGCTTCCACCATGGCAGAGACAATCACAGCACGGTCCGGCCACAGGCGTTTGACCTCTGCAATTTCGCGCAGGTTCACTTCCAGTGGGCGATCCGAAATGAGTTCCACGTTGTTGATGGCCATCAGACGCTGGCCCCCAATGCTCAGCCCTCCATAGCGGTTACTGATGTTCAGAACGGGTGCCCCGATGGTTTTCCAGACGGCCCCTCCCCAGCCTGCTTCAAAGGCTTTGTTGACCTGATACCCGGAGTTGCTTGGGGGTGCAGAGGCCAGCCAGAAGGGATTCGGAGAACGAATGCCTGCAAAGTTGATGCTCAGGTCAGCCATGGGCGACTTCCTTTCTGATGCTCAGCGCCTCATGAATGGAGGCAGCTGCTATTTTCCCATCCTGCACAGCCATCACCGTGGATGCGGTGCCTTTTGCACGGATGCAGTCCCCGCCTGCGTAAACATTGGGGATGCTGGTCTGCAGGGAATCATCGGTTTTGATGTAGCCTTTGTCCAGCTCCAGGCCCAGCGTCACCGCCAGAGCAGGTTTTTCCTGTCCGATGGCCTTGATCACCTGATCACAGGGCATCACGAATTCAGAACCGGGAACGGCCCTGGGGGCAGCACGGCCAGAGGCGTCGGGTTCGGTGAGTTCCATTTTCACGCATTCCAGACCGACCACACGTGCATCTTCGGTGATGACCCGCACAGGCTGGGTGAGGAAGCTGTACTGGATGCCTTCTTTGAGGGCGAAGTGGTACTCGTGCTCGTAGGCGGTCATTTCGCTTTCGGTGCGGCGGTAGACCATGGTCACGTCTGCCCCGGCGCGTCTGGCGATGGTGGCGGCGTCAATGGCGGTGTTCCCTGCCCCGATCACCACCACGTTGTCTCCGACCTGCAGGTGCTCCAGATCGATTTTGCTGTCCTCAATGAATTTCAGGCCGTCCTGCAGGTATTCCTCTCCGGGAATGCCCATGGCTGGCACAGCCCCCAGTCCCACCGACAGGAACACTGCATCAAACTGACCCAGCAGGGCATCGAACTGTTCTTTTGAATCAATGCTGTGCCCGGTCTGCACCTGCACCCCGAGCTTCTGCACCGATTCCACTTCTTTGAGGGAGACTTCCACGGGTTCACGCAGCACGATGATGCCATAAGTGGACAGACCGCCTGCCAGTTCCCGTTTCTCAAAAAGGGTCACAGCATACCCGAGTTTGGCCAGTTCTGCACTGCAGGACAGCCCTGCTGGGCCTGATCCAATCACGGCCACTTTCATGCCATTGGAAGCACCGGGCTGGAACACCTCGATGCCCCGCTCCTGCACGTGGTCCACAGCGTAACGCTGCAACCGACCAATGGCGATGGGTTTGTGGTCCTTGCCCAGCACGCAGGCCCCTTCGCAGAGCTCCTGCACCGGACACACCCGGCCACAGGTGCCCCCCAGAAAGTTGGATTCCAGAATGGTTCTGGCACTCCCACGCAAATTGCCAGAAGCAATTTTCTTGATGAAGGTGGGAATGTCGATGTGGGTGGGGCAGGCATGGATGCAGGGTGCATCGTAACAGTACAGGCAGCGGTTCGCTTCGGTCAGCGCCTCATGCTGGGTGAGGGAAGGATAAGACTCCTGAAAGCCGGAAGATGGATCTTTATGCATCAAACACAACCTCTCCGACCTGCCCCAATGGAAGCACTGGACACCTCCAGGAACAGGTCTGACCGCGAATCTGGTTTTTTTGGGAGTGGTTCGTGCCCTCACTGGAGCCGACTTAACCTATGGCAGTCATTATAAGTTTGTGATTTAGACACTGTCAAGCAAATTTCAGAATCTGAAATCTTATTTTTTCCGTGCAATATTTTGTCTTTTGGGATTTCTGAAAACTTTTTGACATTGTGTCCAAAAAAGTTTGAAGAATAAAAATGCATGACACTCCAGAGACACCCACAAGGTCTCAGGAAAAAGGGCCAATCCACTGCCAGAACCAGATCCAGCATTCCAGCAGTCTTTCAGGGCGAAAAGTCAGGTACCTCTAGCTTATTCCAAGCGGGTCATGGGTGCAATTGGAGGGGAGAAGCCGAGAGCCCAGAGCCCAGAGCCCAGAGCCCAGAGCCCAGAGCGTAAGGTGCTCAATCCAAAACCAGGTGTCAACCAAAAGCGTTGGCTTTGGCTTTTCAGACCTGCCCTCGGCCCTCGGCCCTCGGCTCTCGGCCTTCCGAATCTCCACCCTCCCGCACCAATACCTCCACCTTCGGAACCTGCCCCTTGTGACACACCCCTTCAGACTGGATCTGGTTGCGGCCCTGCGCTTTGGCGTGATAGAGGAGTTCATCGGCCAGTTCCATCACGGCCTGCAGGGTGGTGAGGGGATGCAGAACCACCAGACCCCCACTGACCGTAACCTGCCGGGGCACCGGATACAGGTGGCTTTCGATGGTCAGGCGGATGCGTTCGGCTATGCTTTCGGCCTGGTTGCCCATGGTGTTTCTGAGGACCACCAGAAACTCCTCACCTCCCATGCGGTAAATGCGGTCATATGCGCGGGTGGCACTTTTCAGGAGGGCAGCGCTTTGCTTCAACACCTCATCTCCCATGCTGTGACCATAGGTGTCATTGACCTTTTTGAAGTGGTCCAGGTCCAGCACCAGAAAAGCGTCTCCAGCTTCAAAGAGGGGTCTGTCCAGCTCGAACTGCCTGCGGTTGAGGAGTCCGGTGAGGGGGTCCATCAGGGATTCTTTCTGCAGGTGCTCGGTGGCCTGCAGGTACTTCATGCGGGAACGCACGATGCGGGCGGCCCCCCAGAACCCCAGCACGTTGGCAACGTAATACCAGGGAAAAGCCCAGAGGAACAGGTTTTGTTCTGCCGGGGTGGCTCCGGCAACCCCCAGACCACTGACCAGAAAAGCCAGCAACGGGGCTTGCCGGTAAGCACGGGCAGGCACCACATCGGTCTTGAAGGACAGGCGGATCAGGGCCACCGTCATCAGGCTGAGGCCAATGGAGGTCATGACAGGCAGAATGGGCTGGTCTGCAAAAAACACAGCACGGACCATCAGCAGGGGAAAGGTGGCCAGCAGACCATAACTGAGGCCATACCTGAGGGTGACCAGCAGCAGGGGCACCAGACGCAGGTCAATCAGGCTGTGCTGGGTGTCAATGCCGTGGTACATCAGCAAAATGGAGCCAGTGGACGCAAATGCCGTGCGAAACAACAGCACAGAAACGCGCTTCTCGGGCCGCCAGTCGGTGTAGGTCAGGCTGAGCAGGTAGCCCAGCGCAATCACCATGCAGATGTTGATGAACAGCGAATCCAGAACGGAAAGCATTCCCCCTCCTTTCCCCTCAAAACAACAGGCAGCACCCCAGGACCACACCACAGCGCAGCAGTGAGGTCAGTCTAAGTTCCTGGTTCAAACAGAATTCTGAAAGCTGTGTTGCAGGGCACATTCGCAGCAAAGACCCCATCAGACAGCCCCAGAACTGGCAACCATGCTGCAATCACGGCCTTCCTTTTATCCTGAAAACATCCAGGGCAGCACTGCACCATTCATACGTTCTGCTGGCCTTGCAAGGAGATTTCATCCATGTTTCAGCACCTCAAAACCTCAAAAAAACCATCCATCCGAATCCTGTCCCTCCTGGTTTCCTGTGGCCTGATGGGGCCTGCTCTGGCTGCAAACCCCATCCCTGAACCGCTCATTGCAGAATGGCTGTCTGGTGAAGCCTATCCAGCAGAGTACTTTGACATTGCCAGCACAGATTTCAGAAAAGCCAGCACCGGAGCCTCCCGCCTGCTGATTCGCAAAGACGGCACCTATGAGCGGGCCGAACTGCGCACCGGGGCCACTCCCGGATACTTTGGCAGCCTGCTGATCGCCTGTGAGACCATCGATCTGGTCTGGGAAAAAGGCACCGCATCTGTCAAAGGCAACCAGATCCTGCTGCATCCCACCAGCAGCAAAAGCAAAACTGGAGCCACCCCTTTCCAGCACAACAACGGTTGCATGGTGTTTGCAGGCATTGAGAGCACCCGCACCCCCGCAGACCGCACCCTGCAATACACCGTGCAGGGAGGCAGCCTGAGACTCACCTCGGGAGAAACCACCTCCAACTTCAACACCCGTGCTCCTGCAGTCCAGAACACAACCCAGAACACGGCTCAAAACAGCACCCAGAGCAAACTTTCTGCACAACTGCAAGGCGAATGGTACAGCGGCACCATCTCTCCGATGGAGTATTACAACTCCGTCACAGGGCTGTGGACCCATGCCAGTGGCACCAGCACCCTGCTCAAAATGAATGCAGATGGCAGTTACACAAAGACGGGCCTGCTGGTGATCACCACTTTTTCCTGCACCTCCAAAGTCTTTGTGCAGGAGGAGGGGAAAGTCGTGGAGTCCGGGGAAAAACTCACCTTCACCCCCAGCAAGAGCCTGTCTCAGGGGTACACCTGCAGTCCGTCCAACAGCTATGAGCAGCGCGACACCGCCAAACCCAGCACGGTCACCTTCAGCCTTGAGAACCCGGGGAGTGCAAAAACCGTCCTCAGTCTGGGGAATGAAAACGGCGTGACCCGTTTCAACCGCTCTGAAACCTCTGCACCCACCAATGGCACAGCCAACACAGGCAACACCTCCAATTCTGCGCCGCTTAGCCAGAACGCCCAGGCCACAAAAACCGAGGTCAAACCCCAGATCAAACCCATCCGCACCGATGGCAGCGGCAACTGGAAAGCCATCCTGAGGGCAGGCAGTGAATCCATGGAAGTCACCTTGACCCTGGATGAAGATGACCGGGGCCTGGCAGGCACCATCTTCATGGGCAACGATTACGTGGGTTATGTTCGCGGAGACCGCAACACTGGCACCCTGCAACTGGTCCTGAACGATGACGATGAAACCACCTTCAATGCCACCGGCACCTTCGAGCAGCACCCTGAAAACCTGAGGTACCCCATTGACCGCTTTTTCGGGGAATTCTCTGCCACCAATCTGAGTGGAGAACAGCTGGGCACTGGAACCCTGGAATTGCTGCGCCCTGAGTGATCCCAGCAAGACCTGCTCCCGAAAAACCAGAACCCTGTGAACCCTCTGATGCAATCTCTACACAGCCTTCAAAAGACGTGTAGAGATTTTGTAGATGTCTCGCTGTCAAGCTGAACACAACCAAGACAGCACGGACAAATCGGGCTGTTCGGAGGAAAACCATGCATGCAAAAATGTTCACCCTGACCGTCCTTTCCATCTTCGCCCTCAGTGCCTGCAGCGTGCAGGTGCCTGAAGAACTGAAAATCCGGCCCCAGGTGGCCGTGGTCAAAACCGATCACCTGACCTGGGCCAGCGATCTGCTGACCCGCATCACCTCTGCCAACACCGATTACGTGCACGGCACACCCAATGTGACCTGGTATGACGCCAATGTGGCAGGAAGCGTCACCCAGAGCTACACCGATTGCAGTGGGCTTTTTGGAGAACTGCTGAAAAAGGCCTACAACGCAGACCTGAAAACCTGGTTCGGCAAGAGCCGTCCCACTGCAGCAGATGTCTTCAACACCATTGATGCCCAGACCCACTTCCTGAAGGTGGGCAAGGCCACCGACCTGCAGGCCGGAGATGTCATCGCCATGAAATACCTGGACCCTGATGCCACCGCCACCGGGCACGTGATGGTGGTTGCAGCAGCCCCCACCCTGTTCCAGAACGCAGACCAGACCAATCCCCTGCCCAACCCCTCCGAACTCAGCAATTACGAGGAGTACCTGGTGAAGGTGATTGATTCTTCCAGCGCTTACCACGGCACCCAGGACACCCGTTACAACAGCACCAGCAAGACCGCCTATCCCGGTGCAGGCAGCGGTTACTTTCGCCTGTATGCCAGCAAGACCGACAAGAGCATTCTGGGTTACACCTGGAGCAACTCCAAGAACTCTGATTTTTACGGTCCCAGCGTGCGGCCATTGCTGGTGGGACGGGTGATGCTTTAAAAGCGATCAGCAGTCAGCATAAACACTGACTTTGAACCAGAAAACCAGAGCCGGATTTCCCCGCTCTGGTTTTTCTGTTCTGTGGCTGGAAAACTTTATCCCTGTCTGTGAAAAAACGCCTGGGCCTGCTCAAGTGCAGCAGTGTCCCTCTGCACATCTCCCGGTCTGGACCCCCATCCGATCAATGCGCCCTGATACTGCATCTTCATGTACTCCGCAGAAAGCCTGAGGGATTCGGTGAGGGGCTCCACCTCTTCTTTTTTTCCAGTGTGGGTGGTGATGGCGTACAGTTTCTTCCCGGTCATGCGGTCCCGAAAATGGACATCGGGGAGGCGCAGCCAGGCACTCCATTCGTCCAGGTAGCGTTTGGCGAGGGTGGGCAGGCTGTACCAGTACAGGGGAGCCACAACCACCAGATCCGTGGCCTCTAAAGTGGCGTCCAGCAGCACTTTGGCATGGCCTTCTGGCGCAGGATAGCTCTGGCCGTTGTGCCTGAGGTCTTCAAAGGATGGGAGGGGATGGTCTGCCAGATGCAGCCAGGTCTGCTTTACTCCTGCAGGAAGGTGTGCTGCAGCAGCACGGGCCAGTTGCTCTGAGTTGCCGTCTTTTCTGGAACTGGCCAGCAAAAAAAGGGAATGGGGTTGCAAAATGGTCCTCTTTCCAGACTTTGCAAGATGGAATGCAGTAGGTCTAGCTGAAATCTTATGCAATCCTGCAGGGGCAACAGTAAAAAATGAACGCTGTTCCAGAAGGAGAACAAAGTCCAGTTCTGGAATGGGTTTTATGCACCTCCTGCCTCAGCTGAAGGATCAAGTTCACTGCTTTGTTGCTGAAGTGGAATCCTTTAAAATGAAGGCACATCAACCCCATCCACCATTCCTTCAGGCTTGATCCACAGCCTCTCCCGTTTTGATCTCCTTTGATCTTGAAAATGTGATCTCGAAAGGACCCCCATGACCCAGCATCCTTCTTTCCGAGAGCCTTTCCGACCCCAATTTCATTACTCTCCTGCCCGGAACTGGATCAATGACCCCAACGGATTGTTTTTTTACCAGGGGGAATACCACATTTTTTACCAGTACAACCCTTTCGGGAATGAATGGGGGAACATGAGCTGGGGACACGCCATTTCCAGAGACATGGTGCACTGGGAGGAACTTCCTGTGGCCATTGAAGACGATGGCGATGTGATGATCTTCTCTGGAAGTGCCGTGGTGGACCACCAGAACACTTCGGGTTTTGGAAGTGATGATTCTGGGGCAGAAAACCCTCCCCTGGTCGCCATATACACCGGACACCAGCGGGTCGGATACAACCAGTCCCAGTATCTGGCGTATTCATTGGACAGAGGACGCACCTGGACCAAATATGGCAAACGGGTGCTGGACGTGGGCATGACCGCTTTCCGGGACCCCAAAGTGTTCTGGCACGACGCAAGCCAGCAGTGGATCATGG belongs to Deinococcus roseus and includes:
- the preA gene encoding NAD-dependent dihydropyrimidine dehydrogenase subunit PreA; translated protein: MADLSINFAGIRSPNPFWLASAPPSNSGYQVNKAFEAGWGGAVWKTIGAPVLNISNRYGGLSIGGQRLMAINNVELISDRPLEVNLREIAEVKRLWPDRAVIVSAMVEADPKAWQDIIMKIEDTGADGIELNYGCPQGMSERGMGAAVGQVPELCQLNTAWVTSMTRLPVIVKLTPNITHIIEPAHAALAGGAHALSLINTINSVMKVDLDTLQITPSIGGRGTHGGYAGPAVKPIALNLLTELMTDPNVLRSGVPISGIGGISNWRDAAEFLLLGATSLQVCTAVMHYGFRIVEDMIEGLSNWMDEKGFATIYDVAGQSLPQVSKFNDLDLAYQAVARIDTDKCIQCNLCYVACNDTAHQCIDLIAPDGAVVAPGYDPRVNGKQVAVTRPTPKVREEDCVGCALCYNVCPVDNCIEMVSVPSGRESVTWGELTTAKPEVGTEWAVMEEYRKDVGIDIH
- a CDS encoding NAD(P)-dependent oxidoreductase, with protein sequence MHKDPSSGFQESYPSLTQHEALTEANRCLYCYDAPCIHACPTHIDIPTFIKKIASGNLRGSARTILESNFLGGTCGRVCPVQELCEGACVLGKDHKPIAIGRLQRYAVDHVQERGIEVFQPGASNGMKVAVIGSGPAGLSCSAELAKLGYAVTLFEKRELAGGLSTYGIIVLREPVEVSLKEVESVQKLGVQVQTGHSIDSKEQFDALLGQFDAVFLSVGLGAVPAMGIPGEEYLQDGLKFIEDSKIDLEHLQVGDNVVVIGAGNTAIDAATIARRAGADVTMVYRRTESEMTAYEHEYHFALKEGIQYSFLTQPVRVITEDARVVGLECVKMELTEPDASGRAAPRAVPGSEFVMPCDQVIKAIGQEKPALAVTLGLELDKGYIKTDDSLQTSIPNVYAGGDCIRAKGTASTVMAVQDGKIAAASIHEALSIRKEVAHG
- a CDS encoding GGDEF domain-containing protein, with the protein product MLSVLDSLFINICMVIALGYLLSLTYTDWRPEKRVSVLLFRTAFASTGSILLMYHGIDTQHSLIDLRLVPLLLVTLRYGLSYGLLATFPLLMVRAVFFADQPILPVMTSIGLSLMTVALIRLSFKTDVVPARAYRQAPLLAFLVSGLGVAGATPAEQNLFLWAFPWYYVANVLGFWGAARIVRSRMKYLQATEHLQKESLMDPLTGLLNRRQFELDRPLFEAGDAFLVLDLDHFKKVNDTYGHSMGDEVLKQSAALLKSATRAYDRIYRMGGEEFLVVLRNTMGNQAESIAERIRLTIESHLYPVPRQVTVSGGLVVLHPLTTLQAVMELADELLYHAKAQGRNQIQSEGVCHKGQVPKVEVLVREGGDSEGREPRAEGRGQV
- a CDS encoding flavodoxin family protein, translated to MQPHSLFLLASSRKDGNSEQLARAAAAHLPAGVKQTWLHLADHPLPSFEDLRHNGQSYPAPEGHAKVLLDATLEATDLVVVAPLYWYSLPTLAKRYLDEWSAWLRLPDVHFRDRMTGKKLYAITTHTGKKEEVEPLTESLRLSAEYMKMQYQGALIGWGSRPGDVQRDTAALEQAQAFFHRQG